In the Theobroma cacao cultivar B97-61/B2 chromosome 1, Criollo_cocoa_genome_V2, whole genome shotgun sequence genome, one interval contains:
- the LOC18614143 gene encoding uncharacterized protein LOC18614143, with protein sequence MSIVCCCPILECVYCLACARWVWQKCLYTAGHESEHWGLATAEEFEAVPRLCRLILSVYEDDLHNPLWAPPGGYGIEPDWVILRKNDQETQGRAPPYMIYLDHDHADIVLAVRGLNLAKESDYAVLLDNKLGQAKFDGGYVHNGLLKAAGWVFDAECEVLRELLEKNPSYTLTFAGHSLGAGVVALLVMVAVKNRGKLGFMERKRIRCYAIAPARCMSLNLAVRYADVINSVVLQDDFLPRTTTALEDVFKSLFCLPCLLCLICLKDTCTVEEKMLKDPRRLYAPGRLYHIVERKPCRIGRYPPVVRTAVPVDGRFEHIVLSCNATSDHAIIWIERESQRALDLMLEKDGMMQIPAKQKMERQESLAREHSEEHKAAMRRAVALDIPQAYTPLSYGTFHEMEEAEFSGRSSEEVTELSSRKRRESWDEFVERLFEVDESGHMVFKKSVS encoded by the exons ATGTCAATCGTCTGTTGCTGTCCCATCCTTGAATGTGTCTACTGTTTGGCCTGTGCCCGTTGGGTATGGCAGAAATGTCTATACACTGCAGGCCATGAAAGTGAGCACTGGGGTTTAGCCACAGCTGAGGAATTTGAGGCAGTGCCACGCCTTTGTCGTCTAATTTTATCAGTTTATGAAGATGATCTTCATAATCCTCTTTGGGCTCCCCCTGGAGGCTATGGCATTGAACCTGATTGGGTTATcttaagaaaaaatgaccaagaAACTCAAGGCCGAGCTCCTCCTTACATGATTTACTTGGATCACGATCATGCTGATATCGTCTTGGCTGTCAGGGGACTTAATTTAGCAAAGGAAAGTGATTATGCTGTTTTGCTTGATAACAAACTTGGGCAGGCAAAATTTGATGGTGGCTATGTGCACAATGGGCTATTGAAGGCCGCAGGATGGGTTTTTGATGCCGAGTGTGAGGTTTTAAGGGAATTACTTGAGAAGAATCCAAGTTACACTTTGACATTTGCTGGGCATTCCCTTGGGGCAGGGGTGGTGGCATTGTTGGTGATGGTTGCAGTTAAAAATCGTGGCAAATTGGGATTCATGGAGAGGAAGCGGATTAGATGCTATGCCATTGCTCCTGCTAGGTGTATGTCTCTCAATTTGGCCGTTAGATATGCGGATGTTATCAATTCTGTTGTGCTTCAG GATGATTTTTTACCTCGAACAACCACCGCTTTGGaagatgttttcaaatcaCTCTTCTG TTTACCATGTTTGTTGTGCCTAATTTGCTTGAAGGACACTTGCACAGTGGAGGAGAAGATGCTTAAAGATCCAAGGCGGCTGTATGCACCTGGTCGCCTGTACCACATTGTAGAAAGAAAGCCCTGCAG GATAGGAAGATATCCCCCAGTGGTGAGGACAGCAGTACCTGTTGATGGAAGGTTTGAGCATATAGTTCTATCCTGCAATGCAACCTCTGACCATGCCATTATTTGGATAGAGAGAGAGTCCCAAAGAGCCCTTGAT TTGATGCTGGAGAAAGATGGGATGATGCAGATTCCTGCAAAGCAGAAAATGGAGCGACAGGAGTCTCTTGCTCGAGAACACAGTGAAGAGCACAAGGCAGCTATGCGGAGGGCAGTTGCTTTGGATATCCCTCAAGCTTACACGCCTTTGTCATATGGAACATTCCATGAAATGGAAGAAGCTGAATTTTCTGGTAGATCAAGTGAGGAGGTAACTGAGTTATCATCTAGGAAAAGAAGGGAGAGTTGGGATGAATTTGTAGAGCGCCTTTTTGAGGTAGATGAGTCTGGCCACATGGTGTTCAAGAAGTCTGTTTCATAG
- the LOC18614144 gene encoding 60S ribosomal protein L36-3 has translation MKLEIFSEYAKLIYVILFIAASRFSRRYSVGAVWLVMAPKQPNTGLFVGLNKGHVVTKKELAPRPSDRKGKTSKRVHFVKSLIREVAGFAPYEKRITELLKVGKDKRALKVAKRKLGTHKRAKKKREEMSSVLRKMRSAGGAEKKK, from the exons ATGAAACTTGAAATCTTTTCAGAATATGCAAAGCTAATTTATGTTATTCTCTTTATCGCAGCTTCGAGGTTTTCTAGGAGGTATTCAGTTGGAGCTGTTTGGTTG GTGATGGCTCCAAAGCAACCTAATACTGGCCTTTTTGTGGGCTTAAACAAAGGACATGTTGTTACCAAAAAGGAATTGGCTCCCCGCCCTTCTGATAGAAAGGGG aaaACCAGCAAGAGAGTCCACTTTGTGAAGAGCCTAATTAGGGAGGTTGCCGGTTTTGCTCCTTATGAGAAGAGGATTACTGAACTTCTCAAGGTTGGAAAAGATAAGCGTGCTTTGAAGGTGGCAAAGAGAAAGCTAGGCACTCATAAGAGGGCCAAGAAGAAGCGTGAGGAGATGTCCAGTGTTCTACGCAAGATGAG GTCAGCTGGAGGTGCAGAGAAGAAGAAGTGA